Proteins encoded together in one Lutra lutra chromosome 4, mLutLut1.2, whole genome shotgun sequence window:
- the STRIP1 gene encoding striatin-interacting protein 1 yields the protein MEPAAGGPGPLIMNNKQPQPPPPPPPATAQPPPGAPRAGGGLLPGGKAREFNRNQRKDSEGYSESPDLEFEYADTDKWAAELSELYSYTEGPEFLMNRKCFEEDFRIHVTDKKWTELDTNQHRTHAMRLLDGLEVTAREKRLKVARAILYVAQGTFGECSSEAEVQSWMRYNIFLLLEVGTFNALVELLNMEIDNSAACSSAVRKPAISLADSTDLRVLLNIMYLIVETVHQECEGDKAEWRTMRQTFRAELGSPLYNNEPFAIMLFGMVTKFCSGHAPHFPMKKVLLLLWKTVLCTLGGFEELQSMKAEKRMVLGLPPLPEDSIKVIRNMRAASPPASASDLIEQQQKRGRREHKALIKQDNLDAFNERDPYKADDSREEEEENDDDNSLEGETFPLERDEVMPPPLQQPQTDRLTCPKGLPWAPKVREKDIEMFLESSRSKFIGYTLGSDTNTVVGLPRPIHESIKTLKQHKYTSIAEVQAQMEEEYLRSPLSGGEEEVEQVPAETLYQGLLPSLPQYMIALLKILLAAAPTSKAKTDSINILADVLPEEMPTTVLQSMKLGVDVNRHKEVIVKAISAVLLLLLKHFKLNHVYQFEYMAQHLVFANCIPLILKFFNQNIMSYITAKNSISVLDYPHCVVHELPELTAESLEAGDNNQFCWRNLFSCINLLRILNKLTKWKHSRTMMLVVFKSAPILKRALKVKQAMMQLYVLKLLKVQTKYLGRQWRKSNMKTMSAIYQKVRHRLNDDWAYGNDLDARPWDFQAEECALRANIERFNARRYDRAHSNPDFLPVDNCLQSVLGQRVDLPEDFQMNYDLWLEREVFSKPISWEELLQ from the exons GGCTATTCCGAGTCGCCAGATCTCGAGTTTGAATATGCTGACACAGACAAGTGGGCTGCAGAGCTCTCAG AGCTTTACAGCTACACAGAAGGGCCAGAATTCCTGATGAATCGAAAATGCTTTGAGGAGGACTTCCGGATCCATG TAACAGATAAGAAATGGACTGAGCTGGATACCAACCAGCACCGTACCCATGCCATGAGGCTCCTGGATGGCCTGGAAGTTACTGCCAGGGAGAAAAGACTCAAGGTGGCTCGAGCAATTCTCTATGTTGCCCAAG GCACATTTGGAGAGTGCAGCTCGGAGGCAGAGGTGCAGTCCTGGATGCGCTACAACATCTTTCTGCTCCTGGAGGTGGGCACGTTCAATGCATTGGTGGAGCTTCTGAACATGGAGATAGA CAACAGTGCGGCCTGCAGCAGCGCAGTGAGGAAGCCGGCCATCTCCCTGGCAGACAGCACAGACCTGAG ggtcctgcttaACATCATGTACCTGATTGTGGAGACTGTTCATCAGGAGTGTGAGGGTGATAAGGCTGAGTGGAGGACCATGCGACAGACCTTCAGGGCTGAGCTGG GTTCCCCCCTGTACAACAATGAACCATTTGCCATCATGCTGTTTGGGATGGTGACCAAATTTTGCAGTGGCCATGCCCCTCACTTCCCCATGAAGAAAGTTCTCTTGCTGCTCTGGAAGACAGTATTG TGCACCCTGGGTGGCTTTGAGGAACTCCAGAGCATGAAGGCTGAGAAGCGCATGGTCCTGGGTCTCCCCCCGCTGCCTGAGGACAGCATCAAGGTGATCCGCAACATGAGGGCTGCCTCTCCGCCAGCATCTGCCTCAGACCTGATTGAGCAGCAGCAGAAGCGGGGCCGTCGGGAGCATAAG gCACTGATAAAACAGGACAACTTGGATGCCTTCAACGAGCGGGATCCCTACAAGGCTGATGACTCtcgggaagaggaagaggagaatgatGATGACAACAGTCTGGAGGGGGAGACATTCCCCCTTGAGCGGGATGAAGTGATGCCTCCCCCGTTACAGCAGCCTCAGACTGACAGGCTCACCTGCCCAAAGGGGCTTCCGTGGGCTCCCAAGGTCAG AGAGAAGGACATTGAGATGTTCCTCGAGTCCAGCCGCAGCAAGTTTATAGGTTACACTCTAGGCAG tGATACAAACACAGTGGTGGGGCTGCCCAGGCCAATCCACGAAAGCATCAAGACTCTGAAACAG cacaAGTACACATCGATTGCAGAGGTCCAGGCCCAGATGGAGGAGGAGTACCTTCGCTCTCCCCTCTCAGGG ggagaagaggaagtggaGCAAGTACCTGCAGAAACCCTGTACCAAGGCTTGCTTCCCAGCCTGCCTCAGTACATG ATCGCTCTGCTGAAGATCCTGCTGGCTGCGGCCCCCACCTCAAAGGCCAAAACGGACTCAATCAACATCTTAGCAGATGTCCTGCCTGAGGAGATGCC CACCACGGTGTTGCAGAGCATGAAGCTGGGCGTGGATGTGAACCGCCACAAGGAGGTCATTGTTAAGGCCATTTCCGCTGTCCTGCTGTTGCTGCTCAAGCATTTTAAGTTGAACCACGTCTACCAG TTTGAATACATGGCCCAGCACCTGGTGTTTGCCAACTGCATCCCTTTGATCCTGAAGTTCTTCAATCAAAACATCATGTCCTACATCACCGCCAAGAACAG CATCTCTGTCCTGGATTACCCCCACTGCGTGGTGCACGAGCTGCCGGAGCTGACCGCCGAGAGTCTG GAGGCAGGTGACAATAACCAGTTTTGCTGGAGGAACCTCTTTTCCTGTATCAATCTGCTTCGGATCTTGAACAAGCTGACAAAGTGGAAGCACTCGAGGACCATG ATGCTGGTGGTGTTCAAGTCGGCCCCCATCCTGAAGCGCGCCCTCAAGGTGAAGCAGGCCATGATGCAACTGTACGTGCTCAAGCTGCTCAAGGTGCAGACCAAGTACCTGGGGCGGCAGTGGCGGAAGAGCAACATGAAGACCATGTCTGCCATCTACCAGAAGGTGCGGCATCGGCTGAACGACGACTGGGCGTATGGCAACG ATCTTGATGCCCGGCCTTGGGACTTCCAGGCAGAGGAATGCGCCCTCCGTGCCAATATCGAACGCTTCAACGCCCGGCGGTACGACCGGGCCCATAGCAACCCGGACTTCCTGCCTGTGGACAACTGCCTACAGAGTGTCCTGGGCCAGCGGGTGGACCTCCCTGAGGACTTCCAGATGAACTATGACCTCTGGTTAGAAAGGGAGGTCTTCTCCAAGCCCATTTCTTGGGAGGAGCTGCTGCAGTGA